The following DNA comes from Hahella chejuensis KCTC 2396.
ATACGCTGTTCGCTTTTATAGAAAGCAGCGATGAAGCTTACGCCCTCTTCAACGATCAGGACCTTCTAGTTTACTGCAATGCCGCTTTCGCCCGGCTTTTCAATGCTGAGAGCGACTTTCTCGCCGGTTTCAGCTTTCGCCGTCTGGCCGAGCGTTGCTACAACACCCGGCAAGGCATTCACATTGAGTCCGACGATCTTGAAGGCTGGCTGCGGTACGCTGAGGAATTACGCCGCACGCGGCAATTTCGCAGCTATGAGGTGGAGATCAGCGGCGGGCGCTGGTTCTTGTTCTCGGAGCAGATCGACAAACAAGGCCGGATGCTGGTGCGCGCCCGCGACCTCACTGCACAGAAACAATTGGAAGGCCGCATCAATCACGCCAACCAGAAGTTACGCCATATGGCGATGACGGACGAACTGACCCATGTCGCCAACTATCGCGGTTTTTTCGAGGCGGCGGAGGCGGAGGCGAATCGCTGCTGGCGCACCGGCGCGCCCATGACGCTGATGCTGCTCGACATGGACCATTTCAAAAAGGTCAACGACAGCCATGGCTACCCGGTGGGGGACGAAATATTGCGCCGCATCGCGGAGATGACACGGGACGCGTTGCGTGAATACGATGTGTTCGGACGTATCGCCGGCGAAGAGTTCGCGATTTTCCTCAGTCAGGCTAATGATGAAGTCGGCATACAGATCGCCGCACGCCTCATCGAATCAATTGCCGCCATGGTTTTCACCGGTTCCGCCGATGGCGATCCGGAAGTGCGCGTCACTGCCTCTATCGGTCTCTGTATAGGGGAATGCGACACGCCGTTCGAGCAGCTTTTCAAACAAGCGGAAGTGGCCTTGCAGCAGGCCAAAGACCAAGGCAGGAATCGTGTGGAGGTTTTCCACATGAAAAAAGACTGACGGGATTCTCCCAAAATTAGAAAAAGGATCTGCGACCATCCGCCGTCAGTGTCGTACGCCTTTGCGCTTGTCATGAGATCGCAAAAAGGACCGCAAAGCGCGCGACGACGTCAGATGGCCGCAGAAAACAGGGGGCTAGCCTCGTGTGAACGCCTCCGGCCCGGTTGCGGCGACGTTGCCCGCCGACGCTTCCCAGCCGCCGCCCAGTGAGCGGTATATTTCCACAACGCCTTTCATGATATCCGTCTCCGCCTGCATGGCGGCGTCTTCCGCCGCCAGACGGGTGCGCTCTGTATCCAGCAACACCAGCAGATCGATGAAGCCTTCCTTATACTGCGCCTGCGCGATTTCCTGGGCGCGGGCGCTGCTTTCCACTTGCGCCTGCAAATGCAGATACCGCAGCTGACTCTGGTGATAGTTAACAAAACTGAGCTGTGCGTCTTCTAACGCCCGCAAGACGGTCTGTTGATAATCTTCCAGAGCCGCCTCGTTGTGCGCTTCCGCAACACGCACCCGCGCCTTCAAAGACGCCCAGTCGAACACCGCCCAGTTGAGGGTGGGGGCCACAGACCAGGCGCCGGAAGAAGACTTCAGCAGCTCACTGCCGGAGCCGGAAATAAAGCCCAGGAAACCCGTCATTTCAACTTTGGGAAACAAATCCGCCGTAGCCACGCCAATCCTGGCGCTTGCCGACGCCAGACGACGCTCCGCGACGCGCACGTCGGGACGACGACGCAATAACGCAGCGGGGTCGCCAATCGCAAGCGTCGTCGCCACCTGCGGGATAGGCTGATAGCTCAGATCCACCGCCAGCTTGCCCGGCTCGGCGCCGGTCAGCACAGCCAGCCGATATTCATCGCGGGCGATGCGCGCCTGCAACGGGGCCAGCGTGGCCTGCGCTCCGGCATACTGCGCCTTACTGCGCACCACATCCAGCTCAGCGCCGACGCCAGACTTATACTTCGCTTCCGTCAGATCCACGACGGATTTCAGATTCTCCAGGTTGCG
Coding sequences within:
- a CDS encoding GGDEF domain-containing protein; this translates as MSSEVNDLEHTLFAFIESSDEAYALFNDQDLLVYCNAAFARLFNAESDFLAGFSFRRLAERCYNTRQGIHIESDDLEGWLRYAEELRRTRQFRSYEVEISGGRWFLFSEQIDKQGRMLVRARDLTAQKQLEGRINHANQKLRHMAMTDELTHVANYRGFFEAAEAEANRCWRTGAPMTLMLLDMDHFKKVNDSHGYPVGDEILRRIAEMTRDALREYDVFGRIAGEEFAIFLSQANDEVGIQIAARLIESIAAMVFTGSADGDPEVRVTASIGLCIGECDTPFEQLFKQAEVALQQAKDQGRNRVEVFHMKKD
- a CDS encoding efflux transporter outer membrane subunit: MRKTKFFLVSSLTLAMAGCMTVGPDYQAPEAPAAQLQTFNQQQFDFQRMEENWWGQFNDPRIEKLVDLALADNHDIAKARANVKAAYAAFDDSRDDRFPKGGVGAEYSASRAKSAPTFSDAAKVEQYSAGGNLSWNLDFFGRVTRLIEAAEAEALSSDAALRNVQVEIIAEVVRVYADLRGAQAQVQVAQRNLENLKSVVDLTEAKYKSGVGAELDVVRSKAQYAGAQATLAPLQARIARDEYRLAVLTGAEPGKLAVDLSYQPIPQVATTLAIGDPAALLRRRPDVRVAERRLASASARIGVATADLFPKVEMTGFLGFISGSGSELLKSSSGAWSVAPTLNWAVFDWASLKARVRVAEAHNEAALEDYQQTVLRALEDAQLSFVNYHQSQLRYLHLQAQVESSARAQEIAQAQYKEGFIDLLVLLDTERTRLAAEDAAMQAETDIMKGVVEIYRSLGGGWEASAGNVAATGPEAFTRG